AACATGGTAGATAAATTATAATACGCGATTCGCagactcgatgaaaaatgttctcaaACTCATTAGACTTTTATAcgtataaaatatatatatatgtaataATATTGTTGATCGGTATGGAATAGCGGACTGGAGAAAATAGTTGGAAAATTCTGGAACAGCGGCTGTTACGAATCACCGGGTCGATCGATCGTTTCAGTCTGTTGGCGGAACGGATTTTCCGCTTCCACGATTTCGTCACTCGTCTCGACAATAATTTCTTGTTCCTCATCGTTGACgcattcaagattttccagaTTAATTCCTGGGACATTGAGCGCCGCCCCAAATATATCGATTCCCGATGTCTCAATCGATTCTTCGATCTGATCTTCGATTATTATTCCATCTAcaaaggaaaaaggatttaTGACTTCTGTTCtatcgatatatttttaattttaaatttataatAGTTCAAAAATTCGGAGAATCGACAGTTCATTTTTACCGGCTGATTCGCAATTGTACAACTCCGTTGTAGTTTCCAACATTTCTTCCACTGGTATATTATCATTCTCTGTGGTCTCGagtttttcagaatttccaGTTATTTCCGTAGAATTCAACCCGTCAACAATCGAGTACAAATTTGTTGAACAATCTTCTTCCAAATTTCCCAGTTTTTCACTCAATTCCACCCTCAAACCATTGAGCACCGGTAATTCTGGGTTTTTTTTAAGCACTGCTTTTTCTAATACGCAGTTATGGTTTTTTGGGAAGTCTTCAATGCTCGTTGCATTTTTTAGGTTTATTAGTgtcccctccgattttaacAGTTGCGCAGATTCCAAATATTCGGTCAATACCGTACTCTCGTCCGACATGTCTTGTCGGATATCCAGCATTATCATATTGCCAGTCTGTTGAAGAttccttttcttattttttaatcaaatgttttttttttcttggccCAAAAAAACTTACCTTATCTCctaatttaatattttcacaGCGATTCGAGGCCAAGCTCGTCAAAGTGCGTTCACCGTTATTCGAAGAGCTACCTCGATGCGGCAACAGGGTTACGGACGTATTACCCTTTTGATTCGCTAAGCAAAGATTATTTCCGCCCATGATGACTTTGCCCTTAACTTCCTGAAATCGAGAAGTATcaatttgtacttttttttttttttatcaatgttTACTCTCTATCTTTTCATCAACTACTCCGTTCTCTCTTCAAATTGTGAATATCACGAGACCGTCACCTCGTTACCTTTCCACCGTGAGAAAGTGTCACGCCCCTCGACGAACCTTTTTGAACAACTATTACGTTCGCTTTGCTAGACAGTCTTGCGTTCGGGTgagcatttatttttaatgttcTACTAGAATTCAAAGTGATACCCTGGAAATAAAAGTGAAATcagctttgaagaaaaaaataaaaatatatcaaattcgCGGCAACGAAGTAACGTGAAGATTTTCGGTACTACCATTTTTGTGTCAGAGTGATGATTGAGCTTTTCCATAGAAATTGTTTTGTACGTTCGGGTCTTGGATGGGATCATTGATGGTGAGTCGAGGCGACAGGACACGGTGCTACCTGAAAGATAAATAAgcgaattgaaaatgaaaatagaatGGTTAActatataaatattataaaGGAAAATGATTACTCGTGATAACTGGCTTCGTTGTAACACACAATTTGTTAGTGATTAATCTTTTGGGACCAGGCGTACCAGAAGTAGTGCTGTCGGGCctagaaattttcgttgattcaTCCACGGGCGGtgcattttccaaaaattcaccATCACTAGGTTGTTCCAGTCCCAAAATTTTTGCGATCTCGCTTTGAGCAATAATTGTTTCTCGTCCATTAATATCTTTTGCAAAATCTTGCCTATCATTATCACTTTCTAAAATTAAGTTATTCACGGGTGAATTGCTTTCTTCGGAACTGGGATCATCAAACGAGTTCGTTATAAATTTGTGGTGATGCGAATCCACTTCCGTGGATAACATTTGGAGAGTATTATCGGTACTGATCGTTGT
The window above is part of the Venturia canescens isolate UGA chromosome 5, ASM1945775v1, whole genome shotgun sequence genome. Proteins encoded here:
- the LOC122410538 gene encoding BRCA2-interacting transcriptional repressor EMSY isoform X1, which gives rise to MWSSIADMSRDECRKCLRCLELDAYGNMVSVLRAQGPYTEEKRKLLGELANILHISNERHRAEIRRAVNDEKLSVIADQLNGPNTYTDWAIEGRRTIPILPRLKAHTAFTGLANSLSLVIAAANEKKLSAPHCVEDPIAAVKTEPASPENSKKHECPKVGKTAVSLGEIKTRGRKRKRLSSVCLNNVKCKKSESMETEMVETELSTISPVENRADSPTRIIDNELSNVVQVSIVTPSSPIDTTISTDNTLQMLSTEVDSHHHKFITNSFDDPSSEESNSPVNNLILESDNDRQDFAKDINGRETIIAQSEIAKILGLEQPSDGEFLENAPPVDESTKISRPDSTTSGTPGPKRLITNKLCVTTKPVITSSTVSCRLDSPSMIPSKTRTYKTISMEKLNHHSDTKMGITLNSSRTLKINAHPNARLSSKANVIVVQKGSSRGVTLSHGGKEVKGKVIMGGNNLCLANQKGNTSVTLLPHRGSSSNNGERTLTSLASNRCENIKLGDKTGNMIMLDIRQDMSDESTVLTEYLESAQLLKSEGTLINLKNATSIEDFPKNHNCVLEKAVLKKNPELPVLNGLRVELSEKLGNLEEDCSTNLYSIVDGLNSTEITGNSEKLETTENDNIPVEEMLETTTELYNCESADGIIIEDQIEESIETSGIDIFGAALNVPGINLENLECVNDEEQEIIVETSDEIVEAENPFRQQTETIDRPGDS
- the LOC122410538 gene encoding BRCA2-interacting transcriptional repressor EMSY isoform X2, whose protein sequence is MWSSIADMSRDECRKCLRCLELDAYGNMVSVLRAQGPYTEEKRKLLGELANILHISNERHRAEIRRAVNDEKLSVIADQLNGPNTYTDWAIEGRRTIPILPRLKAHTAFTGLANSLSLVIAAANEKKLSAPHCVEDPIAVKTEPASPENSKKHECPKVGKTAVSLGEIKTRGRKRKRLSSVCLNNVKCKKSESMETEMVETELSTISPVENRADSPTRIIDNELSNVVQVSIVTPSSPIDTTISTDNTLQMLSTEVDSHHHKFITNSFDDPSSEESNSPVNNLILESDNDRQDFAKDINGRETIIAQSEIAKILGLEQPSDGEFLENAPPVDESTKISRPDSTTSGTPGPKRLITNKLCVTTKPVITSSTVSCRLDSPSMIPSKTRTYKTISMEKLNHHSDTKMGITLNSSRTLKINAHPNARLSSKANVIVVQKGSSRGVTLSHGGKEVKGKVIMGGNNLCLANQKGNTSVTLLPHRGSSSNNGERTLTSLASNRCENIKLGDKTGNMIMLDIRQDMSDESTVLTEYLESAQLLKSEGTLINLKNATSIEDFPKNHNCVLEKAVLKKNPELPVLNGLRVELSEKLGNLEEDCSTNLYSIVDGLNSTEITGNSEKLETTENDNIPVEEMLETTTELYNCESADGIIIEDQIEESIETSGIDIFGAALNVPGINLENLECVNDEEQEIIVETSDEIVEAENPFRQQTETIDRPGDS
- the LOC122410538 gene encoding BRCA2-interacting transcriptional repressor EMSY isoform X3, whose protein sequence is MWSSIADMSRDECRKCLRCLELDAYGNMVSVLRAQGPYTEEKRKLLGELANILHISNERHRAEIRRAVNDEKLSVIADQLNGPNTYTDWAIEGRRTIPILPRLKAHTAFTGLANSLSLVIAAANEKKLSAPHCVEDPIAAVKTEPASPENSKKHECPKVGKTAVSLGEIKTRGRKRKRLSSVCLNNVKCKKSESMETEMVETELSTISPVENRADSPTRIIDNELSNVVQVSIVTPSSPIDTTISTDNTLQMLSTEVDSHHHKFITNSFDDPSSEESNSPVNNLILESDNDRQDFAKDINGRETIIAQSEIAKILGLEQPSDGEFLENAPPVDESTKISRPDSTTSGSTVSCRLDSPSMIPSKTRTYKTISMEKLNHHSDTKMGITLNSSRTLKINAHPNARLSSKANVIVVQKGSSRGVTLSHGGKEVKGKVIMGGNNLCLANQKGNTSVTLLPHRGSSSNNGERTLTSLASNRCENIKLGDKTGNMIMLDIRQDMSDESTVLTEYLESAQLLKSEGTLINLKNATSIEDFPKNHNCVLEKAVLKKNPELPVLNGLRVELSEKLGNLEEDCSTNLYSIVDGLNSTEITGNSEKLETTENDNIPVEEMLETTTELYNCESADGIIIEDQIEESIETSGIDIFGAALNVPGINLENLECVNDEEQEIIVETSDEIVEAENPFRQQTETIDRPGDS